Genomic window (Kazachstania africana CBS 2517 chromosome 10, complete genome):
TAATCATCAGGTATCTCAATAAGGGGCTCTTCAGTCAATTCGTGCTTGGACCTGATAGGACCAGATGCGCCagcctcttcttcttcttcttcttcctcttcttcatcgcCCTCAACTTCCTGGTCACCCTCTACTTCAGAGTCGTCGTCACTACTCGACTGTTCTTCGCTAGAATCATCACTGCTCTCATCGGTCCCACTTGAGGAATCGACCCTCTCCTCGCTGTCTTCGGATAAAACTTGTTTGGAATCTGCGATGACCTTTCCAGATTCGCTATCACTATCACTAATCTCATCAACGTCAATATCATCCTTCGGAAGCTCCAAATTTAAAACCTCATTTTTATTCTGTAATGCTTGACTAAATAGATCCTCAGACATTTCAAACAACGATATATTGCAGACGGTTGTCAGGTTTAATATGTGCCAGATCTAGTACTAATATGCCTAACATATAGTCAGAAAatttgcgatgagcttcaaaaattgaaatttttattcgCACGGTATCACCCGGTTTTTGTGGCTTTTGTCGAAGGAGTCTGTGGCATTGACAGACGAGAGAGTGTGGCATTACAACAGGAAGAGAACAGCACAACCAGAAGAGATCCATAATAGGAGCACATTCGTATGCCTTTCTTGGTGGAACACCACGGGATATGGTCTCATATTAATCGTTCTGCATTGTGAAAAGTGCCAAGGAAACATTTGTATGGGAGCCTCATCTTATGACACAGACAGAAAAAGTCAGTGTGCAACTCAAGCTTCTTCTCCAATACGTAAAATTGTCTCCAATACGAATTGTTCCCTATGTTCTTCATTATATCTGCAACACTAAGAATTTCTCCCAGCTAGAATAGCAGAATGTATGGAACTTATTCCGTCGCTCCAAGAAATGCTCTGCCGTTAGTAACGAGAGCTACACAAGATTCAGTAAAACCAGTTTGAAAGGCAATCCAGTGTCCCAATTAGAAACTGGAACTATATTCCACATAGAACAAAGCATAGTACTATTAAGGAACacttgatgatattttctttgctCGAGGTACAGATGGTCGAGCAATCCTCTGGACGGAACACTGGCCGGACTCGAAGGCCAAAACAGATCTCCACACTCCCATTGCAATTGGCCGCCGGACGCCGCCAATTGCACTTCTGTTCATCTTGTCATCAGCCACAGGGCTCATCTTCGTTTTGAGTAATTAAATGTGACTAAGCAGGGTTCCCGgttaaaaaaatttggtgaTTTCTGTAACCAGGGCAAGATGCTCCAATTATTATAAAGTTACTGGAAGCTGGTGAAGGAGATCGATGCTGTAACAgtatttttctcttcataTACtgatatatttaatttgcGGGCATATATAGGAACGTAATGGTTTCTACAGTGTCATCTATTACTAGCAATTCTAGTTCATCTTCAGGCACCAGGAGTATTTACACGGAGGACATCGATTCAGTGGTCTCTGAAAATAATCATAATGATGACACACTCATAGTgattaataatgataatagtCACGTTACAAGAATAAGGACTAACCATTCGATGGTTTCAAAAACATCATCTTTGGCCAGAACGATTACAAAAACTGCGAGTCAGCTCAGGCACGCATTACAGGACGATAACAAACAGgatatatcaaattcacAAAATGTAGAAGATGTATTACGATATAGATTTGATGTAGGTGATGCGCTTAGACTACATTCTAATGAAGAACAAGGAACTAGCGAAATTGCCGTTGGAGATGCGAGACAACTGCGACAtaccaaagaagaagggCAAAGTGAGTCTGATTTAGAAAATCTGTCCACTCACGATGACAAGGAAATTGGTGAAACCATAACAAAAGTCTTTACAAATAAGTCTACAGGTCAAGTCGAATTACCTCCCGATAAGGGTTATGCCTGGGTCATTGTATTTGCGACATGGTTAATGATGTTCAATACATGGGGATGTAATTCAGCTTTCGGGGTGTTCCTGGCTCATTTCTTAAGTACCGACTCTTACCCTGGCGCTACTAAGTATGATTATGCGTTAATTGCAGGGTTGACCGTGGGAATAGGTCAAGGGTTTTCTCCAATTGCAGTGCTTCTATCGAGAATATTCGGTATGAAGCAAGTAATGTTTATTGGATCCATACTTTATCTAGCGGCTAATATCTTGGCTTCTTTTACCACTAAATTATGGCAACTTTATGTCACTCAAGGTTTTCTTGTGGGCCTTTCAATTGCGTTAAATTTTGCTCCAGGAAATACTCTACTTGCTGGTTGGTTTCTAAAGAAACGTGCTGTAGCTCTGggtatttctttctttggaaCTGGTGCTGGTGGTGTCGTGTTTGGTTTAGCCTCTAATAAGATGATTCAAGATGACGGTAATGCCAGAAGGTGCTATAGAATGCTAGCAATTGTAACAACGGTATGTCTTTGGATTTCCATAGCTCTAGTGAAGCACCCGAAACCTGTGAAACCTACGGGAATCAGATCCATGAAAGCAGTCAAGCGTGAATTCAGTATCTTGTTTTCATGGAAGATCATGACCTCCGCAACAGTGTTACTAATTGCTACATGGTTTATGTTAGCCATCTTAGGATACAATATTATGGTTTTTACTATGGCCGCATATGCAGAATCCAGGGGCATGACAGCACATCAGGGTTCTTCATTGACGGCAATTTTAAATGGTGCTCAATCGATAGGTAGACCACTGATGGGTCTAATGGGGGACAGGTACGGAAGAGCAAATATCACGATTACATTGACATGTGTTTTGACGATATATATGTTTGCATTCTGGATTCCAGCTCATACGTACGTCCagttgatttttttcaatatattagTTGGTCTCTGTATTGGTGTTGCCAATGTGATGAATACAGCACTAATTGCAGACATGGTTGAGCCTGAAGATTTCTTGGGATCCTGGTCATTTGTTAATTTCTTCGGTGGGCCCTTCTTATTGGTGGCTGAATTGATTGCTCAAGCGTTAACAGAtgcaaaattgaagaataatCCTTACTTACATGCACAAATATTTACAGGATGCTGTTTCTTCTCGGCATTGCTTCTAATTATGGTGCTAAGGGAAAGGGCTGTCCGAAAGAAACTTGCGGCAAGACAGATCGAGA
Coding sequences:
- the KAFR0J02120 gene encoding uncharacterized protein yields the protein MVSTVSSITSNSSSSSGTRSIYTEDIDSVVSENNHNDDTLIVINNDNSHVTRIRTNHSMVSKTSSLARTITKTASQLRHALQDDNKQDISNSQNVEDVLRYRFDVGDALRLHSNEEQGTSEIAVGDARQLRHTKEEGQSESDLENLSTHDDKEIGETITKVFTNKSTGQVELPPDKGYAWVIVFATWLMMFNTWGCNSAFGVFLAHFLSTDSYPGATKYDYALIAGLTVGIGQGFSPIAVLLSRIFGMKQVMFIGSILYLAANILASFTTKLWQLYVTQGFLVGLSIALNFAPGNTLLAGWFLKKRAVALGISFFGTGAGGVVFGLASNKMIQDDGNARRCYRMLAIVTTVCLWISIALVKHPKPVKPTGIRSMKAVKREFSILFSWKIMTSATVLLIATWFMLAILGYNIMVFTMAAYAESRGMTAHQGSSLTAILNGAQSIGRPLMGLMGDRYGRANITITLTCVLTIYMFAFWIPAHTYVQLIFFNILVGLCIGVANVMNTALIADMVEPEDFLGSWSFVNFFGGPFLLVAELIAQALTDAKLKNNPYLHAQIFTGCCFFSALLLIMVLRERAVRKKLAARQIENDKHLRDFEEDNKENIDDDDADDDDTDLDVLKERKVKYDYILGTGKKKYFARMAYPIKV